A single region of the Aurantiacibacter sp. MUD11 genome encodes:
- a CDS encoding PQQ-dependent dehydrogenase, methanol/ethanol family, giving the protein MISRQILGLAALAGALAIGGCSDAARDAGDVTQERLLAADSDADNWLSHGRTWNEDRFSPLSQINADNVDRLGLAFAVEFDTNRGQEATPIVVDGVMYVSTAWSKVMALDAATGEQLWFYDPEVDGAKGAHACCDVVNRGVAVWEGKVYVGTIDGRLVALDAATGEEIWDIVTVNQEQPYTITSAPRVVKDKVIIGNSGGEFGVRGYVSAYDTDSGELVWRFYTVPGNPADGPDGAASDAVFEQFATETWAGEWWEMGGGGTVWDSIVYDAELDQLLVGVGNGSPWNHRARSNGEGDNLFLTSILSLDPDTGEYNWHYQQNPGETWDYTATQQMTLTTMEVDGEDVPVVMQAPKNAFFYVIDRRDGSLVSAEPYVPQNWAERIDLETGRPVEIPEARYADAPYYIYPSGLGAHAYHPMSYSPQTGLVYIPAMETPSAYLDDVNYTRNIGRWNTGVVFLTPPEGLVPGDTPEARRAYVTANTRGKLLAWDPVAQEERWSIERDWPWNGGTLATAGNLVFQGLPDGTFNAYNAEDGTPLWSFNGERGIVAGAISYAVDGTQYVAIVAGYGGSMGMASQTDWMRRPPPNGMLFVFKLDGDAPYTPLPPHVPAPYVATDETFDAATVAMGQQAYLGFCTICHNGPVNPNLMRSVYATNAEAWNAVVMEGSLSDNGMVSFAPWISAEQSEAIRAYVLSEAARRAAEEDNE; this is encoded by the coding sequence ATGATTTCACGGCAGATTCTGGGCTTGGCGGCACTGGCCGGTGCACTGGCGATTGGCGGGTGCTCGGACGCCGCGCGCGATGCCGGCGATGTCACGCAGGAACGCCTGCTCGCCGCTGACAGCGATGCCGACAACTGGCTCAGCCACGGGCGCACCTGGAACGAGGATCGCTTCAGTCCGCTCAGCCAGATCAACGCCGACAACGTCGATCGGCTCGGCCTCGCCTTTGCGGTCGAGTTCGACACCAATCGCGGGCAGGAAGCGACGCCCATCGTCGTCGACGGGGTGATGTATGTCTCCACCGCCTGGTCGAAGGTGATGGCGCTGGATGCGGCCACCGGCGAACAGCTGTGGTTCTACGATCCCGAAGTCGACGGCGCGAAGGGCGCGCATGCCTGCTGCGACGTGGTGAACCGCGGCGTCGCGGTGTGGGAAGGCAAGGTCTACGTCGGTACCATCGACGGGCGACTGGTGGCGCTGGATGCGGCCACCGGCGAGGAAATCTGGGACATCGTCACCGTCAACCAGGAGCAGCCCTACACCATCACCAGCGCCCCGCGCGTGGTGAAGGACAAGGTAATCATCGGCAATTCCGGCGGCGAGTTCGGCGTGCGCGGCTATGTCTCCGCCTACGACACCGACAGCGGCGAGCTGGTCTGGCGTTTCTACACCGTGCCTGGCAACCCGGCCGACGGACCTGACGGCGCGGCTTCGGATGCCGTGTTCGAGCAGTTCGCCACCGAGACCTGGGCCGGCGAATGGTGGGAAATGGGCGGTGGCGGCACCGTGTGGGACTCCATCGTCTACGACGCGGAGCTGGACCAACTGCTGGTGGGTGTCGGCAACGGCTCCCCCTGGAACCACCGCGCGCGCAGCAATGGCGAAGGGGACAACCTCTTCCTCACCTCGATCCTCTCGCTCGATCCCGACACCGGGGAATACAACTGGCACTATCAGCAGAACCCCGGCGAAACCTGGGACTATACCGCCACCCAGCAGATGACGCTGACCACCATGGAGGTGGACGGCGAGGATGTGCCGGTGGTGATGCAGGCGCCCAAGAACGCCTTCTTCTACGTGATCGACCGCCGCGACGGATCGCTGGTCAGCGCGGAACCCTACGTGCCGCAGAACTGGGCCGAGCGGATCGATCTGGAGACCGGCCGCCCGGTCGAAATCCCCGAAGCGCGCTATGCCGATGCGCCCTACTACATCTACCCCAGCGGGCTGGGCGCACACGCCTATCACCCGATGAGCTATTCGCCGCAGACCGGCCTCGTCTACATCCCCGCGATGGAGACGCCCTCGGCCTATCTCGACGACGTCAATTACACCCGCAATATCGGCCGCTGGAACACCGGCGTCGTGTTCCTGACCCCGCCGGAAGGACTGGTGCCCGGCGACACACCGGAGGCGCGCCGCGCCTATGTCACCGCCAATACCCGAGGCAAGCTGTTGGCGTGGGATCCGGTGGCGCAGGAGGAACGCTGGTCGATCGAGCGTGACTGGCCTTGGAACGGCGGCACGCTGGCAACGGCGGGCAACCTTGTATTCCAGGGCCTGCCGGATGGCACCTTCAACGCCTACAACGCCGAGGACGGCACCCCGCTGTGGAGCTTCAACGGCGAACGCGGCATCGTCGCGGGTGCGATTTCCTACGCCGTGGACGGGACACAGTATGTCGCCATCGTCGCCGGCTATGGCGGCTCCATGGGCATGGCCAGCCAGACCGACTGGATGCGCCGCCCGCCGCCCAACGGCATGCTGTTCGTGTTCAAGCTGGATGGCGACGCGCCCTACACGCCGCTGCCGCCGCATGTGCCCGCGCCCTATGTCGCGACCGACGAGACCTTCGATGCAGCGACCGTGGCCATGGGGCAGCAGGCCTACCTCGGCTTCTGCACCATCTGCCATAACGGCCCGGTCAACCCGAACCTGATGCGCAGCGTCTATGCCACCAATGCCGAGGCCTGGAACGCTGTGGTGATGGAAGGCAGCCTGTCGGATAACGGCATGGTCAGCTTCGCGCCCTGGATCAGCGCCGAGCAGTCCGAGGCCATCCGCGCCTATGTGCTGTCCGAAGCCGCTCGCCGCGCCGCCGAGGAGGACAACGAATGA
- a CDS encoding c-type cytochrome, which yields MAFPLYSVAQEHDHSAHAGHDEAAAAEVAPLTEAEIESSRALFSQYSCGACHVLGDAGGNGHIGPALDGNAALSVEYVTQIISNGQGAMPSFGGMVSEEEIETLSRYIVEKKAD from the coding sequence ATGGCGTTCCCGCTTTACAGTGTTGCGCAGGAACATGACCATTCCGCACATGCCGGCCACGACGAAGCTGCCGCTGCCGAGGTCGCTCCGCTGACCGAAGCCGAAATCGAATCCAGCCGCGCGCTCTTCAGCCAGTACAGCTGCGGCGCCTGCCACGTCCTGGGCGATGCCGGCGGCAACGGCCACATCGGCCCGGCGCTGGACGGCAATGCTGCCCTGAGCGTGGAATATGTCACCCAGATCATCTCCAACGGCCAGGGCGCGATGCCCAGCTTTGGCGGCATGGTGAGCGAGGAAGAGATCGAGACGCTCTCCCGCTACATCGTCGAGAAGAAGGCCGACTAA
- a CDS encoding VOC family protein, translating to MRILLTTIAATALAACAATAQEAGQVRTPEGALLDTSGDLHYAPGELTQAQLEDDNGALFIQDSMNVFRRFPRELTGDMVRFYTEALALRSLSPIQLTSTQQMILTGVGSGQVKLSAGQQGDREYNLDGGYRGGTGIRFLLFRYPDAGMVARRFREAGFAEPEFVVRDDGIRQALVQDPAGLDIVILVARGARDNADDGVGVGIGVSDLEASRAFYRDFVGLEELDPVPAPIMGLIFYPYRHEETILMLYEVDEGLPADTGSSGIQYVVSDAAMVAARAEHRDVTVETPLNRLRGFDLTTVWLNDPDGVTNYFAQVGPNSRTAQERAGE from the coding sequence ATGCGTATCCTCCTCACCACCATCGCCGCGACCGCGCTGGCCGCCTGCGCCGCCACCGCGCAGGAAGCCGGACAGGTCCGCACGCCCGAAGGCGCGCTGCTCGATACCTCGGGCGACCTGCACTACGCCCCCGGCGAACTGACGCAGGCACAGCTGGAAGACGACAACGGCGCGCTGTTCATCCAGGATTCGATGAACGTCTTCCGCCGCTTCCCGCGCGAGCTGACCGGGGACATGGTGCGCTTCTACACCGAGGCGCTAGCGCTGCGCTCGCTCAGCCCGATCCAGCTGACCAGCACGCAGCAGATGATCCTGACCGGCGTTGGCAGCGGGCAGGTGAAGCTGTCGGCGGGCCAGCAGGGCGACCGCGAGTACAATCTCGACGGCGGCTATCGCGGCGGCACGGGCATCCGCTTCCTGCTGTTCCGTTACCCCGACGCAGGCATGGTCGCGCGACGGTTCCGCGAAGCGGGTTTCGCCGAACCCGAATTCGTGGTGCGTGACGACGGCATCCGGCAGGCGCTGGTGCAGGACCCGGCGGGGCTCGACATCGTCATCCTCGTCGCCCGGGGCGCGCGCGACAATGCCGACGATGGCGTTGGCGTAGGCATCGGCGTATCCGACCTGGAGGCCAGCCGCGCCTTCTACCGCGATTTCGTGGGGCTGGAGGAACTGGACCCCGTCCCCGCCCCGATAATGGGGCTGATCTTCTATCCCTACCGCCACGAAGAGACGATCCTGATGCTCTACGAGGTGGACGAGGGCCTGCCCGCCGATACCGGCAGCTCGGGCATCCAGTACGTCGTCAGCGATGCGGCCATGGTCGCCGCCCGCGCCGAGCATCGGGACGTGACGGTGGAGACGCCGCTCAACCGCCTGCGCGGGTTCGACCTGACGACCGTGTGGCTCAACGATCCCGACGGGGTGACCAACTACTTCGCGCAGGTCGGCCCCAATTCGCGCACCGCGCAGGAACGCGCAGGCGAATAG
- a CDS encoding outer membrane protein assembly factor BamB family protein: MRLAATLLAGALLTVPVAAQEEPADGDWPHYARNHAGQRYAPLADINRDNIDRIERAWEYRLRPDGGGLILAGTVPSVVDGVMYLPLGNAVVALEAHTGREIWRHEIEGTTVRRRVTYWAGDGDTGARLYYNGGNEIVAISAETGEIVDSFGEQGRVGFEVRYSYPPSIFGDVLVIGASTPELPTGPLGNSKGYDARTGELLWDFNTVPQPGEVGHETWLDDGWRDRPGNNMWVWYMTGDIDTGMIYMTLGSPAPNYYGGDRPGDNLFGNSILAVDARTGEYRWHFQTIHHDLWDWDLPAPPVLVDVEVDGETVPALAQTGKPGLMYILDRRTGEPVHGVNEMLVAAADVPGEWYSPTQPIPVAPEPLSRMWWDPTDVVTEDDTNAEHVAACHALLDSYGGTFFNAGPFTPFFLHEDGDEPRASINLPHNGGSNWGGSAVDPATGYVYVNTTESGSIGWIEERDPEGNYGRGTAASTQLYDRGSLSGPGAYSSFSASFTAEDGSLVTLPCIRPPWGRLVAVDANTGEVAWATHLGTTPALGEDKQDTGSNNTFGGPMVTAGGLVFIGATDDGVFRAFDAATGEIVWEERLDYAAHTVPMSYRGADGRQYIAVVAAGSGFGPPVVGPNGPLNNESLITWALPE; encoded by the coding sequence ATGAGGCTGGCCGCTACCCTGCTGGCAGGCGCCCTGCTCACCGTTCCCGTCGCCGCGCAGGAAGAACCCGCCGACGGCGACTGGCCGCACTACGCGCGCAACCATGCGGGCCAGCGCTATGCGCCGCTGGCCGACATCAATCGCGACAACATCGACCGGATCGAGCGCGCCTGGGAGTATCGCCTGCGCCCCGATGGGGGCGGTCTGATCCTCGCCGGCACCGTGCCGAGCGTGGTCGACGGGGTGATGTACCTGCCGCTGGGCAATGCGGTGGTGGCGCTGGAGGCACATACCGGCCGCGAGATCTGGCGGCACGAAATCGAGGGAACGACCGTTCGCCGGCGCGTCACCTACTGGGCCGGCGACGGCGATACCGGCGCGCGGCTCTATTATAACGGCGGCAACGAGATCGTCGCCATCAGCGCCGAGACGGGCGAGATCGTCGACAGCTTCGGCGAACAGGGGCGCGTCGGGTTCGAGGTGCGCTATTCCTATCCGCCCAGCATTTTCGGCGACGTGCTGGTGATCGGGGCCTCCACCCCTGAACTGCCCACCGGCCCGCTCGGCAATTCCAAGGGTTACGACGCGCGAACGGGAGAATTGCTGTGGGATTTCAACACCGTGCCCCAGCCGGGCGAGGTCGGTCACGAGACCTGGCTGGACGACGGCTGGCGCGATCGCCCCGGCAACAACATGTGGGTATGGTACATGACCGGCGATATCGACACCGGCATGATCTACATGACGCTCGGCTCGCCCGCGCCGAACTATTACGGCGGGGACCGTCCGGGCGACAACCTGTTCGGCAATTCCATCCTGGCGGTGGATGCGCGCACCGGCGAATATCGCTGGCACTTCCAGACCATCCACCATGACCTGTGGGACTGGGACCTGCCCGCCCCGCCGGTGCTGGTGGACGTCGAGGTGGATGGCGAGACCGTCCCTGCCCTCGCCCAGACCGGCAAGCCCGGCCTCATGTACATCCTCGATCGCCGTACCGGCGAGCCGGTGCACGGCGTGAACGAGATGCTGGTCGCCGCAGCCGATGTGCCGGGCGAATGGTATTCGCCGACACAGCCCATCCCGGTCGCGCCCGAACCGCTCAGCCGCATGTGGTGGGATCCGACTGACGTGGTGACCGAGGACGACACCAATGCCGAGCATGTCGCCGCCTGCCATGCGCTGCTCGACAGCTATGGTGGCACCTTCTTCAACGCCGGGCCATTCACGCCCTTCTTCCTGCACGAGGACGGCGACGAACCGCGCGCCAGCATCAACCTGCCGCACAACGGAGGCTCCAACTGGGGCGGCAGCGCGGTCGATCCGGCTACCGGCTACGTCTACGTCAACACGACGGAAAGCGGCTCTATCGGCTGGATCGAGGAGCGCGATCCGGAGGGGAACTACGGCCGCGGCACGGCGGCTTCGACGCAGCTTTACGACCGCGGTTCGCTGAGCGGCCCCGGCGCCTATTCGAGTTTCTCCGCCAGCTTCACGGCCGAGGACGGCAGCCTGGTCACCCTGCCCTGCATCCGCCCGCCCTGGGGACGGCTGGTGGCAGTCGACGCCAATACCGGCGAGGTGGCCTGGGCCACCCACCTCGGCACGACGCCCGCGCTCGGCGAGGACAAGCAGGACACCGGCTCCAACAACACCTTCGGCGGACCGATGGTGACCGCCGGCGGCCTCGTATTTATCGGCGCGACCGATGACGGCGTGTTCCGGGCCTTCGATGCCGCGACCGGAGAGATCGTCTGGGAAGAGCGGCTCGACTACGCCGCGCACACCGTTCCCATGAGCTACCGCGGGGCCGACGGGCGGCAATACATCGCCGTGGTTGCCGCCGGCTCGGGCTTCGGACCGCCGGTGGTGGGACCGAACGGCCCGCTCAACAATGAAAGCCTGATCACCTGGGCACTGCCGGAGTAA